GAGCGCCCGGTCCAGTTCCCCGGCGGTCATATTCTTAACATCATGCTCCAGGATAAATTTCTCCCGCTCATCTTCCGGAATCCCCAGCAGCAGAAGAGCCTGGTAGTAGGTCAGATTCGTCAGTACTGACGAATCTGACCTGCAGCCATTATCGCCAACAGCGAATAGTTTATCTCCATATTCCTCAAAAAGCTGCATCAGCCTGTTGGCTGTGCGCTGGGAATAGCTCACTGATTCCACCAGCCATTTTCCCCACTTTCCATAGGGGAGCAGGGCCTTGCCCTCCTTCAGGCGCTTGCCGATCTCAATGGCATTGGTAAGCATGATTTTACCAGTCTCTTGTTTAATCCTATTAATCTCATCTGCGATGACCAGGGGAGTACGTTCCGTGATAGCTTCATCCATTTTGATTCCCGCCTTTTTAATAGCTTTAATAGCAGCATACGCTGGCGGGTTTCGGATGGTGAAGGCTTGGCTATGATGTCCGGAGCTGCTAACCCAGCCGGTTAGGACTTTTTTTCTTTCAGAGGGTAGCAATTTACCAAACCGGATCGACTCCCACGGGAACCCCGGTAACCCGGCAAAAAAGTCTAAGCTACGTGCGGTCCGATGCCTCCGAAGAAGCCCTTTACAATGTGGCTCAGGCCTTATTCAGCCTGTCACTGCAGCCGCTGCTGGACGTGCAGTTAAGGAAAAACTTCAGATTGATAGAGGAGTAACCGTTTAAGAAATCAAAGCTAAGGAGATGAGTTTATGGCTACAACTAATATCAAAGTAGTCAGGTTAAGTTTTGCCACCGAGGGGGGAAAGGCGTTTACCATAACGATTCCCAATCCCCGGGAAGACCTGAATCAAGCTGAGGTCCTGACCGTTATGAATACCATTGTCTCCGAGAATGTGTTTCAAACAACAAGCGGCGCCCTCACTGGCATACGGGACGTTAAGATCATCGACACGATTACCGAGGATCTTTTCGACCCTCCACAGGCTTAACAATCAAACTGCCGGCCAAGTCTCGGCTTGGCCGGCAGCCCAACTGATCCAGCCAGCAAAAGATTCCCCCACCTCATCCAAGGACGTTGTTCAGACAATGTCCCTGGACCTCTGCCGGCACTTCTATCTTCCCTTATGTGTCTTTCTTTAAGGCTCCTGATCATCAACTAGATTGTGAATTTCTGTTAGTTGTAATTGAATGATACGCTACAAACCCTTCTCCAGCCCAAAATGCCGCAATATCTCAGGATACAAATCAATAATCCGCGGCTGGGCTAAGTTAAAAGGCATTCCGGTAACAATCATCGGCACAGTGGAATCTTCCTCTTCAAGAGAGCCATGGCTGCCTCCCCCGGGGTGAATCGGTGCTCCTGCGGCATAATACTCATACCCAAAAGCAGCGGAAACTACAACTCGCCTGCCGCTGCGGGCTTCAAGGGCTGATATCAAGCGATTGAAAGCATCGGGAAACTTGCCGAACTCGATGCTCTCTTCTCCTGTGACCCGGGCATCGACGACACTTAAATCTCCCTCAACAGACCAGGTTTGACCATAAACATCACAATATGGACCTATCCGGGAAACCAGCAGTTGTTTCTCGGTCCCGCCCTGAACAATGCTATACCTATTCTCCGCGACCTGCCAAGCGATCTGAGCGTTGCGGGGATCTTTAGCCAAAATACCCACAACTTCCGGTAAAATTTCCTCTTCTCGCTGCAAAAGATAAATAAACGCCATCCTCTCATTGGGACAAATGGCAATCTCCGGTTGATGATGGTCCTCTCTGGCTTGTTCCGTAAATTTGATTCTTCTAAAAGGTTTTAGGGCTCGATCTAAATTAATCAGATACTCTCTGCCTAGTCCTACCGTTGATTGAGCATGATCTCCTGTAACAATAATGACATTTTCCGCCAAAGCTTTTTCCCACGAGCCAAACTCATCTAAAACGGAAGCTACTTGTTGGTCTGCATGTTCAATGGAAAAACTTGAACGTAAAGGTCCATGCTGATGTGAATACTTATCATTATCCGGAAAATATACAACCATAAAATCCGGCTGCTGTCCTTCCCGAACCAGTTGAGCTGCAATTCTCCCGGAAAAAGAATCATTGAAACCAAAGCGATGCCAAGGGCCTCTGGGATAAGCTGTCAGCTTTCCTGAAAAGGGAGGATGGATAAGCTGCCCCAAGGTTAAATGCTTTGGCCCGGATACTGTTTCACGGTGTAGCCGAAACCCTGTACCTAAAGCCAAAGAAACAGGCACGTTTGCCTGGCTTTGATTCGTCCCTCGATGCATGAA
This Desulfosporosinus orientis DSM 765 DNA region includes the following protein-coding sequences:
- a CDS encoding DUF3102 domain-containing protein; translated protein: MDEAITERTPLVIADEINRIKQETGKIMLTNAIEIGKRLKEGKALLPYGKWGKWLVESVSYSQRTANRLMQLFEEYGDKLFAVGDNGCRSDSSVLTNLTYYQALLLLGIPEDEREKFILEHDVKNMTAGELDRALKERKQNPPEKEQTQITPVSNNSGDIKIEYQTVKKPGQPRSRPETAVSQTFTTKYEERCTTCCQRIADTFQELLVALGQLARLDPEVKEKCSKDASGLAEYMVERLKEWPPVPTTNMTTVETYATHERW
- a CDS encoding DUF1659 domain-containing protein; this translates as MYQTGSTPTGTPVTRQKSLSYVRSDASEEALYNVAQALFSLSLQPLLDVQLRKNFRLIEE
- a CDS encoding DUF2922 domain-containing protein, producing the protein MATTNIKVVRLSFATEGGKAFTITIPNPREDLNQAEVLTVMNTIVSENVFQTTSGALTGIRDVKIIDTITEDLFDPPQA
- a CDS encoding alkaline phosphatase family protein; the encoded protein is MKKVILFVVDSLHPAVLGRILSEGNAPAFRFLLKYGTYIDRVISSFPTMTPVAMSSMITGTWPDQHRVPGFIWYNEEIGKIVDYGATWQSVLKIGLEKVLRNLLLRLNEEHLSKETQTLYEVLEAGGYSTGNINFFMHRGTNQSQANVPVSLALGTGFRLHRETVSGPKHLTLGQLIHPPFSGKLTAYPRGPWHRFGFNDSFSGRIAAQLVREGQQPDFMVVYFPDNDKYSHQHGPLRSSFSIEHADQQVASVLDEFGSWEKALAENVIIVTGDHAQSTVGLGREYLINLDRALKPFRRIKFTEQAREDHHQPEIAICPNERMAFIYLLQREEEILPEVVGILAKDPRNAQIAWQVAENRYSIVQGGTEKQLLVSRIGPYCDVYGQTWSVEGDLSVVDARVTGEESIEFGKFPDAFNRLISALEARSGRRVVVSAAFGYEYYAAGAPIHPGGGSHGSLEEEDSTVPMIVTGMPFNLAQPRIIDLYPEILRHFGLEKGL